In Bombus vancouverensis nearcticus chromosome 1, iyBomVanc1_principal, whole genome shotgun sequence, a single genomic region encodes these proteins:
- the simj gene encoding transcriptional repressor p66-beta simjang isoform X7: MEAMDLDGDAVVDLSVSSSRRNSPSITVNSGDVGVPLDLGVHFSSSPNVDNNMPEARNIQNAARGILAPKSGDDRKTRRNLRPRIEISYAETPDERRINGYVNGNADSDEGDMPPLPPIKELSSDELAERERTLRKLREELRSEEMKLVLLKKLRQSQQLKENIAAVPKVPSKLPPPVTVQPAPHSNVPVSSHRTGKAPPPLLRGQPAPSRSSSLHAPPPGMLLPPTVGRSSTSSTGMPPNMVIPQPPHPRGRPPSATPNVSNYHAPADRTERSTKDPTPTPAHQVSKLLVGPQENKTTASLSTPVISEQERPRDDNQTPAQRQAAAKLALRKQLEKTLLQIPPPKPPPPEMHFVPNPSNTEFIYLVGLEHVVDFITKEPAIPPPPEPFECTQCKTDFTPVWKWEKPVTGGKKEGPRGQHATFQRPPAGRDPRVICEHCVTTNVKKALKAEHTNRLKTAFVKALQQEQEIEQRLAQAACPSPDPPAPKPVPKAATPTRRVATPPAPPPQVPPAPTLAPTPPAPKLQEHPLVKLAESGKFSPHHAAAAALQQQLLRELAKNPVPGLPPHQPLPAHMMPPFTSILYPYQIAMAQAGGKGLAELQRQAADLQRQYLLDMIPSQASQAQGNQAPPRAHPHNWKT; the protein is encoded by the exons ATGGAAGCCATGGATTTGGACGGGGATGCGGTTGTTGACTTGAGTGTTAG CAGTAGCAGGAGAAATTCTCCATCGATAACTGTTAACTCTGGTGATGTAGGAGTTCCATTAGATTTAGGTGTCCACTTTTCTTCAAGTCCTAATGTGGACAACAACATGCCAGAAGCACGTAATATTCAGAATGCAGCAAGAGGCATTTTGGCTCCCAAGTCTGGCGATGATAGGAAAACTCGTCGTAATCTTAGACCTAGAATTGAAATAAGTTATGCAGAAACTCCTGATGAACGTAGAATAAATGGTTATGTGAATGGAAATGCAGACAGCGATGAAG GTGATATGCCTCCTTTGCCTCCAATAAAAGAATTATCATCGGATGAGTTGGCTGAACGTGAGAGAACACTTAGAAAGTTAAGAGAGGAACTTAGATCTGAGGAAATGAAATTGGTATTACTGAAGAAATTAAGGCAATCTCAGCAACTGAAAGAGAACATTGCTGCTGTCCCTAAAGTACCAAGTAAATTACCTCCACCAGTTACAGTACAACCAGCTCCTCATAG TAACGTACCTGTTTCCAGTCATAGGACAGGCAAGGCACCACCACCTTTGCTTAGGGGACAACCTGCACCCAGTAGAAGCAGTAGTTTACATGCACCACCACCTGGAATGTTATTACCTCCCACAGTTGGACGAAGTTCTACTTCTAGTACTGGAATGCCACCTAACATGGTCATACCACAACCACCTCATCCTAGAGGCAGGCCACCTAGTGCGACACCAAATGTGTCAAATTATCATGCACCTGCAGACAGAACTGAGAGGTCCACGAAAGATCCAACACCCACTCCAGCACATCAAGTAAGTAAG CTGCTTGTTGGACCTCAAGAAAATAAAACCACCGCATCCTTAAGCACACCTGTGATTTCAGAGCAG GAAAGACCAAGGGATGATAATCAGACACCTGCACAACGTCAGGCTGCTGCTAAATTGGCTTTAAGAAAACAACTCGAAAAGACCTTGTTACAAATACCGCCTCCGAAACCTCCGCCACCGGAGATGCACTTCGTGCCAAATCCGTCTAATACGGAATTTATATACTTGGTGGGTCTGGAGCATGTAGTTGATTTTATCACTAAAGAACCAGCTATTCCACCACCTCCAGAACCGTTTGAGTGTACTCAATGTAAAACGGATTTCACACCAGTGTGGAAATGGGAAAAGCCTGTGACTGGTGGTAAAAAGGAAGGTCCAAGAGGGCAACATGCAACTTTCCAAAGACCTCCAGCAGGTCGTGATCCTCGAGTTATATGCGAACATTGTGTAACGACCAATGTTAAAAAGGCTCTTAAAGCAGAGCATACTAATCG GTTAAAAACAGCATTTGTAAAAGCACTGCAGCAGGAACAAGAAATAGAGCAAAGGTTGGCGCAAGCAGCGTGCCCTAGCCCAGACCCACCAGCTCCTAAACCAGTTCCTAAAGCAGCTACTCCTACGAGAAGAGTAGCAACACCGCCAGCCCCTCCACCGCAAGTTCCACCGGCACCGACACTAGCACCAACTCCACCAGCACCCAAGTTACAAGAGCATCCTCTTGTTAAATTGGCAGAAAGCGGAAAATTCAGCCCACATCACGCTGCTGCGGCTGCCTTACAACAACAGTTGCTCAGAG AACTGGCAAAAAATCCTGTACCAGGCCTGCCACCTCATCAACCTCTTCCTGCTCACATGATGCCACCATTTACCTCGATATTATATCCCTACCAAATAGCAATGGCGCAAGCTGGCGGAAAAGGTCTCGCAGAATTACAACGACAAGCGGCAGACTTGCAACGCCAATATTTGCTTGATATGATTCCATCACAAGCATCTCAAGCACAGGGCAACCAGGCACCACCTCGAGCCCATCCACATAATTGGAAAACGTAA
- the simj gene encoding transcriptional repressor p66-beta simjang isoform X9, whose amino-acid sequence MSLVAEFERMEAMDLDGDAVVDLSVSSSSRRNSPSITVNSGDVGVPLDLGVHFSSSPNVDNNMPEARNIQNAARGILAPKSGDDRKTRRNLRPRIEISYAETPDERRINGYVNGNADSDEGDMPPLPPIKELSSDELAERERTLRKLREELRSEEMKLVLLKKLRQSQQLKENIAAVPKVPSKLPPPVTVQPAPHSHRTGKAPPPLLRGQPAPSRSSSLHAPPPGMLLPPTVGRSSTSSTGMPPNMVIPQPPHPRGRPPSATPNVSNYHAPADRTERSTKDPTPTPAHQERPRDDNQTPAQRQAAAKLALRKQLEKTLLQIPPPKPPPPEMHFVPNPSNTEFIYLVGLEHVVDFITKEPAIPPPPEPFECTQCKTDFTPVWKWEKPVTGGKKEGPRGQHATFQRPPAGRDPRVICEHCVTTNVKKALKAEHTNRLKTAFVKALQQEQEIEQRLAQAACPSPDPPAPKPVPKAATPTRRVATPPAPPPQVPPAPTLAPTPPAPKLQEHPLVKLAESGKFSPHHAAAAALQQQLLRELAKNPVPGLPPHQPLPAHMMPPFTSILYPYQIAMAQAGGKGLAELQRQAADLQRQYLLDMIPSQASQAQGNQAPPRAHPHNWKT is encoded by the exons AGTTGCTGAATTTGAAAGAATGGAAGCCATGGATTTGGACGGGGATGCGGTTGTTGACTTGAGTGTTAG CAGCAGTAGCAGGAGAAATTCTCCATCGATAACTGTTAACTCTGGTGATGTAGGAGTTCCATTAGATTTAGGTGTCCACTTTTCTTCAAGTCCTAATGTGGACAACAACATGCCAGAAGCACGTAATATTCAGAATGCAGCAAGAGGCATTTTGGCTCCCAAGTCTGGCGATGATAGGAAAACTCGTCGTAATCTTAGACCTAGAATTGAAATAAGTTATGCAGAAACTCCTGATGAACGTAGAATAAATGGTTATGTGAATGGAAATGCAGACAGCGATGAAG GTGATATGCCTCCTTTGCCTCCAATAAAAGAATTATCATCGGATGAGTTGGCTGAACGTGAGAGAACACTTAGAAAGTTAAGAGAGGAACTTAGATCTGAGGAAATGAAATTGGTATTACTGAAGAAATTAAGGCAATCTCAGCAACTGAAAGAGAACATTGCTGCTGTCCCTAAAGTACCAAGTAAATTACCTCCACCAGTTACAGTACAACCAGCTCCTCATAG TCATAGGACAGGCAAGGCACCACCACCTTTGCTTAGGGGACAACCTGCACCCAGTAGAAGCAGTAGTTTACATGCACCACCACCTGGAATGTTATTACCTCCCACAGTTGGACGAAGTTCTACTTCTAGTACTGGAATGCCACCTAACATGGTCATACCACAACCACCTCATCCTAGAGGCAGGCCACCTAGTGCGACACCAAATGTGTCAAATTATCATGCACCTGCAGACAGAACTGAGAGGTCCACGAAAGATCCAACACCCACTCCAGCACATCAA GAAAGACCAAGGGATGATAATCAGACACCTGCACAACGTCAGGCTGCTGCTAAATTGGCTTTAAGAAAACAACTCGAAAAGACCTTGTTACAAATACCGCCTCCGAAACCTCCGCCACCGGAGATGCACTTCGTGCCAAATCCGTCTAATACGGAATTTATATACTTGGTGGGTCTGGAGCATGTAGTTGATTTTATCACTAAAGAACCAGCTATTCCACCACCTCCAGAACCGTTTGAGTGTACTCAATGTAAAACGGATTTCACACCAGTGTGGAAATGGGAAAAGCCTGTGACTGGTGGTAAAAAGGAAGGTCCAAGAGGGCAACATGCAACTTTCCAAAGACCTCCAGCAGGTCGTGATCCTCGAGTTATATGCGAACATTGTGTAACGACCAATGTTAAAAAGGCTCTTAAAGCAGAGCATACTAATCG GTTAAAAACAGCATTTGTAAAAGCACTGCAGCAGGAACAAGAAATAGAGCAAAGGTTGGCGCAAGCAGCGTGCCCTAGCCCAGACCCACCAGCTCCTAAACCAGTTCCTAAAGCAGCTACTCCTACGAGAAGAGTAGCAACACCGCCAGCCCCTCCACCGCAAGTTCCACCGGCACCGACACTAGCACCAACTCCACCAGCACCCAAGTTACAAGAGCATCCTCTTGTTAAATTGGCAGAAAGCGGAAAATTCAGCCCACATCACGCTGCTGCGGCTGCCTTACAACAACAGTTGCTCAGAG AACTGGCAAAAAATCCTGTACCAGGCCTGCCACCTCATCAACCTCTTCCTGCTCACATGATGCCACCATTTACCTCGATATTATATCCCTACCAAATAGCAATGGCGCAAGCTGGCGGAAAAGGTCTCGCAGAATTACAACGACAAGCGGCAGACTTGCAACGCCAATATTTGCTTGATATGATTCCATCACAAGCATCTCAAGCACAGGGCAACCAGGCACCACCTCGAGCCCATCCACATAATTGGAAAACGTAA
- the simj gene encoding transcriptional repressor p66-beta simjang isoform X6 has product MSLVAEFERMEAMDLDGDAVVDLSVSSSSRRNSPSITVNSGDVGVPLDLGVHFSSSPNVDNNMPEARNIQNAARGILAPKSGDDRKTRRNLRPRIEISYAETPDERRINGYVNGNADSDEGDMPPLPPIKELSSDELAERERTLRKLREELRSEEMKLVLLKKLRQSQQLKENIAAVPKVPSKLPPPVTVQPAPHSHRTGKAPPPLLRGQPAPSRSSSLHAPPPGMLLPPTVGRSSTSSTGMPPNMVIPQPPHPRGRPPSATPNVSNYHAPADRTERSTKDPTPTPAHQLLVGPQENKTTASLSTPVISEQERPRDDNQTPAQRQAAAKLALRKQLEKTLLQIPPPKPPPPEMHFVPNPSNTEFIYLVGLEHVVDFITKEPAIPPPPEPFECTQCKTDFTPVWKWEKPVTGGKKEGPRGQHATFQRPPAGRDPRVICEHCVTTNVKKALKAEHTNRLKTAFVKALQQEQEIEQRLAQAACPSPDPPAPKPVPKAATPTRRVATPPAPPPQVPPAPTLAPTPPAPKLQEHPLVKLAESGKFSPHHAAAAALQQQLLRELAKNPVPGLPPHQPLPAHMMPPFTSILYPYQIAMAQAGGKGLAELQRQAADLQRQYLLDMIPSQASQAQGNQAPPRAHPHNWKT; this is encoded by the exons AGTTGCTGAATTTGAAAGAATGGAAGCCATGGATTTGGACGGGGATGCGGTTGTTGACTTGAGTGTTAG CAGCAGTAGCAGGAGAAATTCTCCATCGATAACTGTTAACTCTGGTGATGTAGGAGTTCCATTAGATTTAGGTGTCCACTTTTCTTCAAGTCCTAATGTGGACAACAACATGCCAGAAGCACGTAATATTCAGAATGCAGCAAGAGGCATTTTGGCTCCCAAGTCTGGCGATGATAGGAAAACTCGTCGTAATCTTAGACCTAGAATTGAAATAAGTTATGCAGAAACTCCTGATGAACGTAGAATAAATGGTTATGTGAATGGAAATGCAGACAGCGATGAAG GTGATATGCCTCCTTTGCCTCCAATAAAAGAATTATCATCGGATGAGTTGGCTGAACGTGAGAGAACACTTAGAAAGTTAAGAGAGGAACTTAGATCTGAGGAAATGAAATTGGTATTACTGAAGAAATTAAGGCAATCTCAGCAACTGAAAGAGAACATTGCTGCTGTCCCTAAAGTACCAAGTAAATTACCTCCACCAGTTACAGTACAACCAGCTCCTCATAG TCATAGGACAGGCAAGGCACCACCACCTTTGCTTAGGGGACAACCTGCACCCAGTAGAAGCAGTAGTTTACATGCACCACCACCTGGAATGTTATTACCTCCCACAGTTGGACGAAGTTCTACTTCTAGTACTGGAATGCCACCTAACATGGTCATACCACAACCACCTCATCCTAGAGGCAGGCCACCTAGTGCGACACCAAATGTGTCAAATTATCATGCACCTGCAGACAGAACTGAGAGGTCCACGAAAGATCCAACACCCACTCCAGCACATCAA CTGCTTGTTGGACCTCAAGAAAATAAAACCACCGCATCCTTAAGCACACCTGTGATTTCAGAGCAG GAAAGACCAAGGGATGATAATCAGACACCTGCACAACGTCAGGCTGCTGCTAAATTGGCTTTAAGAAAACAACTCGAAAAGACCTTGTTACAAATACCGCCTCCGAAACCTCCGCCACCGGAGATGCACTTCGTGCCAAATCCGTCTAATACGGAATTTATATACTTGGTGGGTCTGGAGCATGTAGTTGATTTTATCACTAAAGAACCAGCTATTCCACCACCTCCAGAACCGTTTGAGTGTACTCAATGTAAAACGGATTTCACACCAGTGTGGAAATGGGAAAAGCCTGTGACTGGTGGTAAAAAGGAAGGTCCAAGAGGGCAACATGCAACTTTCCAAAGACCTCCAGCAGGTCGTGATCCTCGAGTTATATGCGAACATTGTGTAACGACCAATGTTAAAAAGGCTCTTAAAGCAGAGCATACTAATCG GTTAAAAACAGCATTTGTAAAAGCACTGCAGCAGGAACAAGAAATAGAGCAAAGGTTGGCGCAAGCAGCGTGCCCTAGCCCAGACCCACCAGCTCCTAAACCAGTTCCTAAAGCAGCTACTCCTACGAGAAGAGTAGCAACACCGCCAGCCCCTCCACCGCAAGTTCCACCGGCACCGACACTAGCACCAACTCCACCAGCACCCAAGTTACAAGAGCATCCTCTTGTTAAATTGGCAGAAAGCGGAAAATTCAGCCCACATCACGCTGCTGCGGCTGCCTTACAACAACAGTTGCTCAGAG AACTGGCAAAAAATCCTGTACCAGGCCTGCCACCTCATCAACCTCTTCCTGCTCACATGATGCCACCATTTACCTCGATATTATATCCCTACCAAATAGCAATGGCGCAAGCTGGCGGAAAAGGTCTCGCAGAATTACAACGACAAGCGGCAGACTTGCAACGCCAATATTTGCTTGATATGATTCCATCACAAGCATCTCAAGCACAGGGCAACCAGGCACCACCTCGAGCCCATCCACATAATTGGAAAACGTAA
- the simj gene encoding transcriptional repressor p66-beta simjang isoform X5, which translates to MEAMDLDGDAVVDLSVSSSSRRNSPSITVNSGDVGVPLDLGVHFSSSPNVDNNMPEARNIQNAARGILAPKSGDDRKTRRNLRPRIEISYAETPDERRINGYVNGNADSDEGDMPPLPPIKELSSDELAERERTLRKLREELRSEEMKLVLLKKLRQSQQLKENIAAVPKVPSKLPPPVTVQPAPHSNVPVSSHRTGKAPPPLLRGQPAPSRSSSLHAPPPGMLLPPTVGRSSTSSTGMPPNMVIPQPPHPRGRPPSATPNVSNYHAPADRTERSTKDPTPTPAHQVSKLLVGPQENKTTASLSTPVISEQERPRDDNQTPAQRQAAAKLALRKQLEKTLLQIPPPKPPPPEMHFVPNPSNTEFIYLVGLEHVVDFITKEPAIPPPPEPFECTQCKTDFTPVWKWEKPVTGGKKEGPRGQHATFQRPPAGRDPRVICEHCVTTNVKKALKAEHTNRLKTAFVKALQQEQEIEQRLAQAACPSPDPPAPKPVPKAATPTRRVATPPAPPPQVPPAPTLAPTPPAPKLQEHPLVKLAESGKFSPHHAAAAALQQQLLRELAKNPVPGLPPHQPLPAHMMPPFTSILYPYQIAMAQAGGKGLAELQRQAADLQRQYLLDMIPSQASQAQGNQAPPRAHPHNWKT; encoded by the exons ATGGAAGCCATGGATTTGGACGGGGATGCGGTTGTTGACTTGAGTGTTAG CAGCAGTAGCAGGAGAAATTCTCCATCGATAACTGTTAACTCTGGTGATGTAGGAGTTCCATTAGATTTAGGTGTCCACTTTTCTTCAAGTCCTAATGTGGACAACAACATGCCAGAAGCACGTAATATTCAGAATGCAGCAAGAGGCATTTTGGCTCCCAAGTCTGGCGATGATAGGAAAACTCGTCGTAATCTTAGACCTAGAATTGAAATAAGTTATGCAGAAACTCCTGATGAACGTAGAATAAATGGTTATGTGAATGGAAATGCAGACAGCGATGAAG GTGATATGCCTCCTTTGCCTCCAATAAAAGAATTATCATCGGATGAGTTGGCTGAACGTGAGAGAACACTTAGAAAGTTAAGAGAGGAACTTAGATCTGAGGAAATGAAATTGGTATTACTGAAGAAATTAAGGCAATCTCAGCAACTGAAAGAGAACATTGCTGCTGTCCCTAAAGTACCAAGTAAATTACCTCCACCAGTTACAGTACAACCAGCTCCTCATAG TAACGTACCTGTTTCCAGTCATAGGACAGGCAAGGCACCACCACCTTTGCTTAGGGGACAACCTGCACCCAGTAGAAGCAGTAGTTTACATGCACCACCACCTGGAATGTTATTACCTCCCACAGTTGGACGAAGTTCTACTTCTAGTACTGGAATGCCACCTAACATGGTCATACCACAACCACCTCATCCTAGAGGCAGGCCACCTAGTGCGACACCAAATGTGTCAAATTATCATGCACCTGCAGACAGAACTGAGAGGTCCACGAAAGATCCAACACCCACTCCAGCACATCAAGTAAGTAAG CTGCTTGTTGGACCTCAAGAAAATAAAACCACCGCATCCTTAAGCACACCTGTGATTTCAGAGCAG GAAAGACCAAGGGATGATAATCAGACACCTGCACAACGTCAGGCTGCTGCTAAATTGGCTTTAAGAAAACAACTCGAAAAGACCTTGTTACAAATACCGCCTCCGAAACCTCCGCCACCGGAGATGCACTTCGTGCCAAATCCGTCTAATACGGAATTTATATACTTGGTGGGTCTGGAGCATGTAGTTGATTTTATCACTAAAGAACCAGCTATTCCACCACCTCCAGAACCGTTTGAGTGTACTCAATGTAAAACGGATTTCACACCAGTGTGGAAATGGGAAAAGCCTGTGACTGGTGGTAAAAAGGAAGGTCCAAGAGGGCAACATGCAACTTTCCAAAGACCTCCAGCAGGTCGTGATCCTCGAGTTATATGCGAACATTGTGTAACGACCAATGTTAAAAAGGCTCTTAAAGCAGAGCATACTAATCG GTTAAAAACAGCATTTGTAAAAGCACTGCAGCAGGAACAAGAAATAGAGCAAAGGTTGGCGCAAGCAGCGTGCCCTAGCCCAGACCCACCAGCTCCTAAACCAGTTCCTAAAGCAGCTACTCCTACGAGAAGAGTAGCAACACCGCCAGCCCCTCCACCGCAAGTTCCACCGGCACCGACACTAGCACCAACTCCACCAGCACCCAAGTTACAAGAGCATCCTCTTGTTAAATTGGCAGAAAGCGGAAAATTCAGCCCACATCACGCTGCTGCGGCTGCCTTACAACAACAGTTGCTCAGAG AACTGGCAAAAAATCCTGTACCAGGCCTGCCACCTCATCAACCTCTTCCTGCTCACATGATGCCACCATTTACCTCGATATTATATCCCTACCAAATAGCAATGGCGCAAGCTGGCGGAAAAGGTCTCGCAGAATTACAACGACAAGCGGCAGACTTGCAACGCCAATATTTGCTTGATATGATTCCATCACAAGCATCTCAAGCACAGGGCAACCAGGCACCACCTCGAGCCCATCCACATAATTGGAAAACGTAA